A region from the Lolium perenne isolate Kyuss_39 chromosome 4, Kyuss_2.0, whole genome shotgun sequence genome encodes:
- the LOC127319697 gene encoding uncharacterized protein — protein sequence MPPMKIISRLIPRLSPSGHRFASTGPPLHNASASPRWKPSEIAHQVPPSFPTASPPTRRVSRFPHRHRHMASSSRVKGEDLPKPLSAKDFIISLGMENLKDVDTTKVITRYTYVPPADSVEHKVKPSGDAILDKLSSVDKESLAAPEPDYVMEIFPNSGHRDGSIYSGTDDWKIDYRIADRNETWLEAMMFSDPTDCRMHNGICESHASRHMLQFLSLRLAKIPAELGSVELYGYIAARDNMNPLLNYIVHFSRDDPIIVKQGSLIHMAGPKRAIELVGTILIEYDMKIKAGEHEKEDLQVIDGISCLDNIDTWDRTPFTFRIQGDCGAIDVGVSRLSFAYEATVEVVVSQVQSSFSMCIGCFTSGLDEEIRLFDGAIGESRALKRSVVAVASDDEMELKLKVAADSGIPAEYCCCFQSKQHGRATQEIYTGFALIEVKVIWSTLNKPRKGKEAKAV from the exons ATGCCGCCGATGAAGATTATCTCACGCTTGATTCCTCGCCTCTCTCCCTCAGGGCACCGCTTCGCCTCTACAGGTCCACCTCTCCACAATGCATCTGCTTCACCTCGCTGGAAGCCATCAGAGATTGCACACCAAGTTCCTCCCAGCTTCCCTACAGCCAGTCCACCGACCCGTCGTGTTTCCCG ATTTCCTCATCGACATAGGCACATGGCCAGTAGCAGCAGAGTAAAAGGCGAGGACCTGCCTAAACCCCTTTCTGCCAAGGATTTTATTATATCCCTGGGCATGGAAAACCTCAAGGATGTCGATACAACCAAGGTCATTACTCGGTATACCTATGTCCCTCCTGCCGATAGTGTTGAACATAAGGTGAAACCAAGTGGGGATGCCATTTTGGATAAGCTGAGCAGTGTTGACAAAGAGAGCTTGGCTGCACCGGAGCCTGATTATGTAATGGAGATATTCCCAAATAGCGGCCATCGCGATGGTTCCATATACAGCGGCACAGATGATTGGAAAATCGACTATCGTATTGCTGACCGCAATGAGA CTTGGCTGGAGGCAATGATGTTTTCAGATCCCACAGATTGCAGAATGCACAATGGAATTTGCGAGTCACATGCAAGTCGTCACATGTTGCAGTTTTTGTCATTAAGGTTGGCTAAAATTCCTGCAGAGCTTGGCTCAGTCGAGTTATATGGATACATCGCAGCTCGGGATAATATGAATCCATTACTTAATTATATCGTCCACTTTAGCAGGGATGATCCCATCATCGTGAAGCAG GGTTCTCTCATCCACATGGCTGGCCCTAAGCGAGCAATTGAATTGGTTGGTACTATTCTAATTGAATATGACATGAAGATCAAGGCAGGCGAACATGAAAAAGAAGATCTACAGGTGATCGATGGTATATCATGCTTGGATAACATAGACACATGGGATCGTACCCCGTTCACATTTCGCATCCAAGGCGATTGTGGTGCAATTGATGTAGGTGTCTCACGTCTTAGCTTTGCGTATGAGGCGACCGTAGAAGTTGTTGTATCACAAGTGCAAAGCAGTTTCAGCATGTGTATCGGTTGTTTTACCAGTGGCTTAGATGAAGAAATCCGGCTCTTTGATGGTGCTATTGGTGAGTCACGTGCCTTAAAGAGGTCTGTGGTAGCTGTAGCAAGCGATGATGAGATGGAATTGAAGTTGAAGGTAGCGGCTGACTCGGGCATCCCTGCTGAATATTGCTGTTGCTTCCAGTCGAAGCAGCATGGGCGTGCCACTCAAGAGATATACACTGGTTTTGCATTAATTGAAGTGAAGGTGATTTGGTCTACTTTGAATAAGCCAAGAAAAGGCAAAGAAGCTAAGGCAGTTTAG
- the LOC127319656 gene encoding F-box protein SKIP19-like, whose amino-acid sequence MDAAPPPVPEKPPAQDWSLLPLDLLSAVFIRLGLVEVLRGAGIVCRSWLDAAKVPDLWRVVDMENHIISFEDLDVWRARAKAAVDRSDGQLRVFAGRRFVNAELMQYIVERSPLLTTLRLVSCSSGVFSYRLASLMRESPLRELRSLILENVDITVKKLTSILKRCPALEALTVRDCSGMYVEDEETLRAKFARIKTLTFECEDDDGSCCCGCDF is encoded by the exons ATggacgccgcgccgccgccagtgCCGGAGAAGCCGCCGGCCCAGGACTGGTCGCTGCTGCCCCTCGACTTGCTCTCCGCGGTGTTCATCAGGCTCGGCTTGGTCGAGGTCCTCAGGGGCGCAGGCATCGTGTGCCGCTCGTGGCTCGACGCGGCGAAGGTGCCAGACCTGTGGCGTGTCGTGGACATGGAAAATCACATTATCTCGTTCGAGGACTTAGATGTGTGGCGCGCGAGGGCGAAGGCGGCCGTCGACCGTTCCGATGGACAGCTTCGGGTGTTCGCCGGGAGGCGGTTTGTCAACGCGGAGCTCATGCAGTATATCGTGGAAAG GTCACCTTTACTGACAACCCTTCGTCTTGTATCCTGCTCCTCCGGTGTCTTCAGTTACCGACTCGCTAGTCTTATGAGAGAGTCACCTCTTAGGGAGCTCCGTTCCCTTATACTTGAGAACGTTGATATCACCGTGAAAAAACTGACCTCTATCCTTAAGAGGTGTCCTGCCTTGGAGGCTCTTACGGTCCGCGATTGTTCAGGTATGTACGTGGAAGATGAGGAGACCCTGCGAGCGAAATTCGCCCGGATCAAGACCCTGACGTTCGAGTGTGAGGATGATGATGGAAGCTGCTGCTGCGGTTGTGATTTCTAG
- the LOC127319684 gene encoding uncharacterized protein — translation MDSKPDTSGEVVAAAAMPDYVEEIFPNSSHRDGSIYSGTDHWKTDYRISDRNETWMEAMMFSDPTDCRMRNGTCMSHTSCHMLQFLSLRLAKVPAELGSVELYGYIAARDNMNPLLNYIVNFSRDDPIMVKQDSLINMSGPKRGIELVGTILIEYDMKIKAGKDEKEDLQVIDGVSCLDNIDTWDRTPFTFRIEGDCGAIDVGVSRLSFAYEATIEVVVSQVQNGFSMCVGCCTSGLDEEIRLFDGAIGGSCVLKRSVVAVSSDDEMELKLKIAPDSCTPAEYCCCFEAKKHGRATQEIYTGFALITVKVTWSTLNKPRRTVTTLA, via the exons ATGGATAGCAAACCTGATACATCAGGAGAAGTTGTGGCTGCAGCAGCGATGCCTGATTATGTAGAGGAGATATTTCCAAATAGCAGCCATCGTGACGGTTCCATATACAGTGGCACAGACCATTGGAAAACTGATTATCGTATTTCTGACCGTAATGAGA CTTGGATGGAGGCAATGATGTTTTCAGATCCCACAGATTGCAGAATGCGCAATGGAACTTGCATGTCACACACAAGTTGTCACATGTTGCAGTTTTTGTCATTAAGGTTGGCTAAAGTTCCTGCGGAGCTTGGCTCAGTCGAGTTATATGGATACATTGCAGCTCGGGATAATATGAATCCATTACTTAATTATATCGTCAATTTTAGCAGGGATGATCCCATCATGGTGAAGCAG GACTCTCTCATCAACATGTCTGGCCCTAAGCGAGGGATCGAATTGGTCGGTACTATTCTAATCGAATATGACATGAAGATCAAGGCAGGCAAAGATGAAAAAGAAGATCTACAGGTCATCGATGGTGTATCATGCTTGGATAACATAGACACATGGGATCGTACCCCGTTCACATTTCGCATTGAGGGCGATTGTGGCGCAATTGATGTAGGTGTCTCACGTCTTAGCTTTGCGTATGAGGCGACCATCGAAGTTGTTGTCTCACAAGTTCAAAACGGTTTCAGCATGTGTGTCGGTTGTTGTACCAGTGGGTTAGATGAAGAAATCCGGCTCTTTGATGGTGCTATTGGTGGGTCATGTGTCCTAAAGAGGTCTGTGGTTGCTGTATCGAGCGATGATGAGATGGAATTGAAGTTGAAGATAGCTCCAGACTCGTGCACCCCTGCTGAATACTGCTGTTGCTTCGAGGCGAAGAAGCATGGGCGTGCTACTCAAGAGATATACACTGGTTTTGCATTAATCACAGTGAAGGTGACTTGGTCTACTCTAAATAAGCCAAGAAGAACAGTAACAACCTTAGCCTGA